ttattttgtttctcatatttacagttttatGTTGTACATCATCCAGGAGCTCTGACATCAGGTTGCATGTCAGCATTAACTACACAGCTGGCAGATTGTCACTTTATCAAAACATGCAGGTGGTGGGCAGACTAAACGCAAACCCAAGCCAGATTTCTGATTGGCTCTGAAATCTGAAGCCTTTGTATTGGAAACCGCAGGCTCATGCTTCATTCAACAGTTTCTCTGCAAGATGGCCCGGCCTGACACGCAACGGCCCCAAGTCTCACGCCATGTGAGCATATAGtggccccctcctcccctcagcATATGCATTTATGTGGCCTTTGCTGCACCAGGAAGGCTGAATTCATCAAGCTTTTATGTTAAGCAGCAGATTTTTATCTCACAGAATTAAGCTGAAAAGTTCTGCGGAGAAAAAATAGGTTGTTTAAACAAATTATGCATCggtggaagaaagaaaaattaagTTCTCGGAAATTTCTTTCTTGCATTATTCTTCCAATATACACAGCAGAGCAGACATCCAGGCCAGAaacatcacctttttttttttttttttttgctttgaaacCAGGGTGGTGAAGTTGTTTTTTATCACAATTTTGTATTTAGTTATGCAGGCAAACTGGGGCATGCAAACAAATTACATGGGACACAAAAACAGccatttgttggggttttgTAACCTGTCATTCCACGAGGtcagagattttaaaaagagagaaaggaacaAAACAAATCCGTACGCATGACCTACTATTGCCACAGTTTACCTCAGCTGTTGTTCATAAAAACATACTGTACCATGCATGTAACCAGGAAATGTAACCAATTCTTCAAAACACACATCTCGGTTCTACCATCACTCATGTTATGTCAGAGCTGTCCCTTTGGACCCGCTCCCTGACCCACACATGTACTAAACAAACCCTGTATGAAAGCATGGACATAGTCACCCATTGGTTTAAGAAGCTCATGTATGGCCAtcaccatattgaaaatgctatctcccttgttttgttttgattttatttgggggcttttagcctttgtttgaaatgacagtggatagagtaggaaattgtgggagagagagatagtggggaATGAAGTGttggaaaagagccacaggtcggacttgaaccagACCCGTTTGCTTGGAGGTCTgtagcctccgcacatgggatCCCCTAGGCCATTTGTGCCCCTTAAAATGCTATCACAACCTAGCTTTCGGTCCACCTATTACAAGGGAAAGAGACCCTTTTAAAGTCATATTAGTCACGCCCCTGAGGAATTTTTGTTTCTTGGGAAAAGAATGAATTGTGCAAATTAAATTTCAAAAAGCGCCTTCATATAATTGAgctgtgtctctttaaataaaaatgtttatataaTGTTGTGCACCAATGAATACAATGCTATCAATGTTGTAATTGTTTTATGTCATCAAACTGATCAAATTGGTTAAAATATTTTAGCTAAaagagaaagttttttttttttttaaatgctttcttAGGTTTGACATAAGATTTTACAGAAAAAAGTCCAATCAAAAGTTCATGTTTCTTAATTATGCTCTgaaaaagattaagatttttACACATAAATTGAGTCTGTGACGTTGCTTCAAAGAATCATTGAAGTCTACAAGTACACGTATTTACACtgacacatgcatacacacacacatatgctctCTACAATTTCTCTCACTAAATGACAATGTGTCAAGCGTATGACGCACATGCGGCAGCTAATGTGTGCGATTGGAGAGAGGTGAGTACAAGATGCTGAAATTGTGACTATATTACATATGATTTTCTAATTGCAGTattgaatctgttttttctttctttattcatgcATTAAACACACATGCTGTATTTCTAACGTTAGAAGTCAGAGGTGTAAATGACATAACATATGATAGTGCACATGATAGTTTGTGCACGAAagcaacatgtcaacatgtccacagatagaACTTGCAAAGCGCTAtaggtgtgattgatttaattacacaacaACAATACTAAGTTGGTAACAAACACTTTAACTTCCAACTAATACATTACTGATGATGCAcgcagcagccatgttggattttccGCTTGAGTCACACTGAAGTTCCTCTGAGTATCTGAGTCGAGGATGAGACTTCAGGGGGTGTTTCTGATCCTTGTACTGTACTAGCAACTCTGAATTTTTGACTTCCAGGGTAAAAAGGAACACACCATGattcctttttctccttctatttttaaaatgtttttatttcagagaagGAAAGGCAAATCATAGATGCTACATTTGTCAAGATAAATAGTAGAAATCTGAATAAATGATGACAGACTGACATAAGAAAAGGTACAATGCACAATCTATTTTAACAATGATATTAATTCaaataaacaacagttaaaCACAGGTGACCCGGCACTCAttctgaaacactgaaaatcaACTTAAATGTAGATGTATTGCCACTGCTTCAATTACTGCTCATCAAATCAAAAACCTACAATTCTAATCCGCTTCAAAGCATTTTGTCCTGACATGGGATACATCATCTTTTCATCCAGTCATTTCTTCCCTCTTTAATAATCAATAAAGGCAACCATGGCTCAGAAGGAAATTAGACTAATGCGTATGATTGGCCGGGGCCTGAGTGGGCTCCAGCTGGTCTGTTTACTCTGCTTGAGGGCCACGTTGCCAGGACGGTACATGTGTCAAGGTCTGGCTATGTAACAGAAGGTTGGGACACAAACATGGTTCAAAAACTGAGGACAAAAAGAGCCACGCACCGATGAAAAGCATGTGCCTAAAAGACAAATTATACTGGGCTGGATGTTGaagttatgtttttgtttttttctcgaGGTTTGACCCTGGGCTGGTTCTCAGGTGAGTCACTgtgaaaatgttgatgtttttctttctctgaccacaaaaaaaagaaactctgcCCTTCAACGTTCCTGCCGTGACCTCTTCTATATCAGGCTTTTACCAAGAAATGGGACAAGCTCTAAATTATCATGTATGATAACATTGCAAATAACATACTGACACTTAGACAACCATAATTCTTTAAATAGTCTAACGGCCATTCTGAGTACTCAAAGTTTTTATGCATATCATTTCAAAAATCAATGTAGACAGATGTTTGATGTGTAAGAAGAGCAAGAGTCTGAGAAAACATAACAATGAACATTACTATACAACAAGACAACATACAATGTGATACAGTATGATACAACACAATATGAACAGTAAGATACAAccagtttttaaatatatttatttaaaacagggacagtgcacattagtgaacacaaacatgttaatATGCCATTtaatataatacaatacaataccaatccatactataccatactatgataccataccataccataataTACAATAGATATGATGAGATCAAATTAGATCCTATTTTCTGTGTTAAAAAGGAAACTCATTTATCCCTTATTGGATTTTGGGAtgatttaaattaaacttttacTTTGACTATAATGAATAAAACTGTACCTATCAATGGGTAAAAACCCAtaagtaaatatgtaaaacacATAGATCCCCTCCCGCCCtattgttttgggtttttttgcagGTAGTGTTATGACAGCACCTTGCTATGAACAAGGCCTTCTGCACGTGTCCTGTTTTACGTACCGCTGGGAACACACTGGCTTAATTACTGACCAATGGTCAAGGGTGTCAAGCTGGTCTGTTCCAGTCGGGTTACACAAACCCACAGCTCAGGATTTGAACAATCAGGTTTAAGTACACCTATCTCATTTCAATGCCCAATGCCCCACAGAgggctaataaaaaaaaaaggtcatcaGTGTTGGGTGAGTTTTCGGTTTCACACAAAATCAAGGTAAAGAATTATGAATACACTTGACCTGCTGTGgatattctgtaaaaatattatggtgtcttttttcatatttcaagCATCATACGGCCGTATAGGGGaggagacaggtggagagagagagagagagcaatgaaTAATTTAAAGGTCAACTCTCTGAACCTCTGTTCCTTCAAATAAATCCAGTCATGACGCAGCTTTGGAAGTCAGGGAGTCTTGACACAATGACTACAACtgaatgtcaaaatgtcaattAAATAGCATGGGACATATTCTAATtagatgaataaaacattacCTCAGTTCTATTTAAAGGCAGTGGAAGTTCatgtaaaaagataaatatagtCTAATGGTGTTATAACCTGTGTTCTTTACCTGGTATTATTAGTATTTGTTTTCATAAAGAACACATAAAGAAAAAGCGTGGACAAGAAAAAATTACAAACGTAAaacttaaatgttaaatgtgagATAAGCCTTCTTTTGCtcttattctatttttttttttcattttaaacaaactatGAGGTTTGTTTAATGTAAAGTTTGTTACTAATAActgctattattattatttatattattataacaaaggcaacaaatggaaaaaaagtacCCTCTTACATCACAGGTAAGATGCTTTAATGGAGACGATAATACTTAATAGCATGAGTAACACCAGTATTTTTCCTCAAGAAGCTCTTTCTCTCGGCGCACGGATTCACAGGTGAGAGGATAAGTAAGAGGTGTTAAGTGTTTAAGGTGCCAAAGTGAATGAGCAGAGTTTGAGTCACAAACGGTGGGCTCTATCTTTAGACTGTCTGTGGGGCACTACAATTAACACATACGAGAAAGTCAATATGGTTTGGATTCGATGGCTTCAAGGCACCAGTTACATCCAGCTGTTCCCAAGTTGTGATCGTGACGTTTATAAAGTCTTTgtttgcagacagacagacagactagTTATATCCAGTTGTCGCAGTTTTTTGTTGTAGCCTATGTGTTTCTGCACCAACATTCACTCTTGATGAACAGAAATGAATCCCAATtcaactttctttgttttttgttttgcatttggtGAGGGTTAGGGAAATGATTCCATCAGTAGAACAGATGCGAATTCAGTGGAATTATAAGAGAGGACAGAAACACttaaagatcattttaaaaataatttcaaagaaaagagggattgaatgctttataaataaaagcGCAGGCAGTCTTAAAGGatgacacatacatacatattacAGGAGCAATCAAAACATTCTCCCTTCAACATGcccagtgtgtctgtgtgtgcagctgcGCCCCCTCGGTTCCCAACCTCTTCTTCCATCTTCCAGCTACTTTCTCCTCAGGGAGAGTATGatttctgttttctgattaCTGACGAATAAGGAAAACATGTTTGCAAGCAGTTGGACTGTTACTGCAGATGTctgtaaagcaaaaaaaaaatctgttctatACATGCACTTAAAAGGTTAATATGAAATGTGGCTTTTCTTTATCAAATGCATCAAAACTCTGCTTTTATCAAATGCACCCATTCAAAGTAATTTTGTGCAAGCTGCGCCTGATATTTCATGTCATAAACAGTTTATTCGCGGTAATTATGTGTGACAATGTGGGtaaatgttttcacaaaagCAGTATTCTCTGTAAAAACAACCTCGTGTCTCTCCCGTTCTCAGATAATGAACGGTGGACAGAGCTGACGCACAGATACAGCCATAGTAACGTTATAATTTCGGGTCTTTCTTGCTCCAGCTCCCTATAACCAGTAGCGTGACGCATGACGCATTTGGGAGGCGCGGCAAACTTCTCCTATAAATGCCCAGCCTGCGCTCTCCTGTCTTCAGAGCGAGACAGCGAGCTTATACTCTTCACACCCCTCCAAGGATTTAAAAAGCAACCCTTGCTTTAGCACTGTCCACCCCCGGGTGCAACTGCTGCAAGTATGATTAAGAAGATGTCTCCATCCGAGAGCGAGTTCGACATTCCGGCCAAGAATTGCCACAGGATGGTGATTCTGGGCTCCACCAAAGTTGGGAAGACGGCGATTATCTCTCGGTTTCTGAACGAGAGGTTTGACGACCAGTATACGCCAACTATTGAGGACTTTCATAGGAAATTCTACAGCATCAAGGGAGACGTTTACCAGCTGGACATTTTGGACACATCTGGAAACCATCCCTTCCCTGCAATGAGGAGGCTTTCAATTCTCACCGGTAAGTTGCGCTTAAAAAAACTCCATACTGTCATGCTGTAGAATGAAgtgaatacttttaaaaaatgttttatcatttgGTATCTAACctttctcctcttgtgttttccAGGCGATGTGTTCATTTTGGTATTCAGTCTGGATAACAGAGACTCCTTCCAGGAGGTGCAGCGTCTGAAGCGCCAGATTTACGAGACCAAGTCCTGCCTGCGAAACAAAACCAAGGAGAACGCGGATGTCCCGCTCGTCATCTGCGGCAACAAGTGTGACAGGGACTTTTACCGCGAGGTGCGGGAGGATGAGATCGAGCAGCTGGTCGGTGGAGAAGAGCAATGCGCTTATTTTGAAATCTCGGCAAAGAAGAACACCAACGTAGACCAGATGTTTCAGACTCTCTTTACCATGGCCAAGTTGCCTAACGAAATGAGCCCCGACCGCCACTGCAAAGTTACCCTGCAGTACTGCGAGGTTCTTCACAGAAAGTCCTTCAGAAGCAAGAAGTGCAAAGACGGGAACGCATATGGGGTTGTG
This Labrus bergylta chromosome 16, fLabBer1.1, whole genome shotgun sequence DNA region includes the following protein-coding sequences:
- the rasd1 gene encoding dexamethasone-induced Ras-related protein 1, with protein sequence MIKKMSPSESEFDIPAKNCHRMVILGSTKVGKTAIISRFLNERFDDQYTPTIEDFHRKFYSIKGDVYQLDILDTSGNHPFPAMRRLSILTGDVFILVFSLDNRDSFQEVQRLKRQIYETKSCLRNKTKENADVPLVICGNKCDRDFYREVREDEIEQLVGGEEQCAYFEISAKKNTNVDQMFQTLFTMAKLPNEMSPDRHCKVTLQYCEVLHRKSFRSKKCKDGNAYGVVAPFARRPSVHSDLMYIKEKAVGGGQAKERGCTIC